The following nucleotide sequence is from Bernardetia sp..
TGTTCCCATATATTTTGTGGGTTAGTTTTGCTAGTGTACTTAATTTCTCTATTTGGTGGCTGAATAAATGAATGGTTAATTATGAAGGACTTAGGTTAGCTTTTTTGGAAATGAATGCAAATAAAAATAATGTAGCATATACTTTAGTGTGCAAAATCTTAATCTAGTTCAAGATTTTTGATTTATCTAGTTCATTTTTAAACACTTTCTTTTGAAGTAGTTTTGTAGAAAATGAAACATAAACGTACTTGGCTTCTTGAAGGTGTCAGACGATACCCTTATTGGTATTTTAGTGATAGCGACACCAATAAGTAAAGAACATTTTACCTCAAAAAACTAAACCACAATGAAAATCACATTTATAGGACTGGGAATAATGGGAACAGAAATGGCAACCCATTTAGCTAACAACCAAAAAGAGCATGATTTCGAACTTACCGTCTATAACCGAAGCAAAGAAGCTACAGAAAAACTAGCTAAACAAGGTACAAAAGTAGCAGATTCTGTAAATGAGGCTGTATCAGAAGCTGATATTGTCTTTAGTATGCTTGCCAATCCAGAAGCTGTTGAGAATGTGTTTTTTGGAGAAAATGGTGGACTTTCGGCTATGAAAAAAGATACAATTTGGTTAGACTGCTCTACTGTAAATCCATCATTTAGCAAGAGAGCTTTTGAGGAGGCAAAAAAGCAAGGTGTAAAGTTTATTGATGCACCCGTAGCAGGCTCAAAACCACAAGCTCAAAACAAAGAATTGGTCTTCTTCATAGGAGCTGAAAAGGGAAGTATTAAAGATATAGAGCCTTATCTTTTGATGATGGGACAGAAAATACTTTCTTTAGGAGACGTCGGAAAAGGCTCTTCCTTCAAAATGATTGTCAATATTATGTTGGCGCAATCGATGCTGATGTTCTCTGAAAGTATTTTGCTAGGCGAATCTATGGGATTGGATAGGGATTTTTTATTAAATACATTGCCCAACCTTGCCGTAACTGCTCCTTTTACAAAGTTTAAAGCTCCAAAAATCAAAGAAAACGATTATGAAGTTCAGTTTCCGTTAGAGCTAATGCACAAAGATTTACACTTAGCTACGCTTACAGCCTACGAGCAAAATCAGCCTTTATTTTTAGCTAACCTCACAAAAGAACTCTTCGCTAGTGCAAAAAAAGAAGGATTGGGCAGACTTGATTTTTCGGCTATTCATCAATTTTTAGAAAAGTCTAAATAGTCAAAAATAGGACAGATTTAAACCTCTGTCCTATATTCTTTTACTTTAGGAAGCAGTTTGTTTGATTTATCAAACTTGCCTTGGCTATTGAGGTTATACATCTTCTTTACCTTTTCTGTAATATCCACAATTTTAGTGATATTTTCATTGTATTCTTCTATCATTTTTCTGCTTATCCCAATCTGAATACTACGAATACCTAGTTTTGCTCCTCTAAGAGTGCGTTCTGGATCCCATTGCACTAAAATATCAGCATTTTTTACACTTCCCTCAGACTTGCTAATGTCTGTATCTACTGCCAACTCTAAGCATTTATCCCAAAATATTCTTTTTATATGAATTTCTAATATTCTATTTTGATTGGGTTTGTTTGCCCAGTTGCTGCGTTCCATTAGCCAAAGAAATGAAGGCTTTATCCACGTCATTCGTTTGAATGAAAATT
It contains:
- a CDS encoding DUF4291 domain-containing protein, which encodes MSTIKNYQTIRATFNKDTIVVYQAYNDKIADEAVELQKFGQQFSFKRMTWIKPSFLWLMERSNWANKPNQNRILEIHIKRIFWDKCLELAVDTDISKSEGSVKNADILVQWDPERTLRGAKLGIRSIQIGISRKMIEEYNENITKIVDITEKVKKMYNLNSQGKFDKSNKLLPKVKEYRTEV
- a CDS encoding NAD(P)-dependent oxidoreductase, which produces MKITFIGLGIMGTEMATHLANNQKEHDFELTVYNRSKEATEKLAKQGTKVADSVNEAVSEADIVFSMLANPEAVENVFFGENGGLSAMKKDTIWLDCSTVNPSFSKRAFEEAKKQGVKFIDAPVAGSKPQAQNKELVFFIGAEKGSIKDIEPYLLMMGQKILSLGDVGKGSSFKMIVNIMLAQSMLMFSESILLGESMGLDRDFLLNTLPNLAVTAPFTKFKAPKIKENDYEVQFPLELMHKDLHLATLTAYEQNQPLFLANLTKELFASAKKEGLGRLDFSAIHQFLEKSK